CGTCACCACCAGCTTCGAGATCGTAGCCAGCAGCCAAGCAACTGCCAAAAGCCCAGCAGCGCCCAACACCTTTGGTAAAAACACAGTAATCTGATTCAGCAAGCTAGTCAGCGGTTGAGAAGCCGCCGTAAGCTGGAGTTTATCTAAAAAGCCCACCAACGCAAAAATCATCACCAGCCAGAATACTGTACTGGCGATCCACTTATCTACTGGGGGCATCTCCGTACCCCCTTGTTGCCCTCCAATCCAACCAGCTAGGCGATTATCGAGATTAGTGCTATCTAGCAGCTTTTTCGTGAGAAACTCTGCAACTAGGGCTATTACATAGCCAATCACCAAAATCCCGATCGCCAAAGCCAGATCGATAATCGGGTTAAATTCCGGGGGAAGTACCCTCAAAGGATTGGGTAAAACAGGCATTTGCTGCCCCAAAATTAGCCCCGATAGGACAGGCTTGAGGATATTTGTACCCTGAGTTATCTCTTGCCAAGTTCCATTCATATTTTTATTAGGTTAACGTCAGATTTGACCAGTAAAAATGCGAAACTGCAACTAATAGCATCTAGCTTGCAGGTTATATGTCACATCGTCAAGTTTTTGAGCAATCAATAGAAATTAGCGCCAGTGTAACAGTGGTGGAGCGATGTATCACTGATAACGTTTTAATGCACAAATGGCTAAATCCAGTTCTGCGCTGCGAACCCGTAGGTAATTGGCACACAAATGTAGGAAGCCGCAGTCGCTTTATCATACAAATTCCTATTTTGCAACCCACTTTAGACAGTATAGTTTTGGAGCGAGAACCAGGTCTAATTGTGTGGGGGTTTGAGGGATTTTTTCAGGGGCGCGATCGCTGGGAATGTCAACCCCAAGGTAAAGTTACTCGTCTGCTCAACCGCTTTGAATTCGAGATCCCAAATCCCCTAATTCGCTTCGGCTTTAACCGCTTTGCCGCCCCTTGGACACAGAGGGATATGCAAGCACAATTACGCCGCCTTAAAGGGGTAGCAGAGGCACAAAATGGCTAATTGCTAGTTGTTAATTGCTAATTGCTAATTGCTAATTGCTAATTGCTAATTGCTAATTGCTAATAGTTAATTGCTAATTGCTAATTGCTAATTGCTAATTCAGGACTTACGCACCCAACCAAAGAAACCGGGTTTTTTTACGAAAATATTTCGTTGTTACCCACAGATTCTCTCAAAAACCCGGTTTCTGGGACGACCTGCGTAAGTCCTATAATAGAGATACGATTGTTACTTGGTACTACCAGATTGTCTCGGCTCACAAATCACTTGCTTAGCT
The Kamptonema formosum PCC 6407 genome window above contains:
- a CDS encoding SRPBCC family protein: MSHRQVFEQSIEISASVTVVERCITDNVLMHKWLNPVLRCEPVGNWHTNVGSRSRFIIQIPILQPTLDSIVLEREPGLIVWGFEGFFQGRDRWECQPQGKVTRLLNRFEFEIPNPLIRFGFNRFAAPWTQRDMQAQLRRLKGVAEAQNG